In one Chitinophaga sancti genomic region, the following are encoded:
- the ltrA gene encoding group II intron reverse transcriptase/maturase, with amino-acid sequence MLEEILDIRNVQKAFKQVTANKGAGGIDGMQTDELRDYLNTNWQTLRTSILEGRYGPQAVKKVEIDKENGGGKRMLGIPTVIDRLITQSISQWLSPQYEGEFSNYSYGFRENRNAHQALYQAQTNLNDGYEWVVELDLDKFFDRVNHDRLMSLLAQKIADKRTLKLLRSYLNCGMMENGVVIERKEGTPQGSPLSPLLSNIVLNELDKELEARSHRFVRYCDDCSIYVKSEKSATRVLSTITEFIEKKLKLKVNRTKSKVSRPIESTLLGFSFYRREKGWAVRIASKSLRKIKEKMKDQTQRKAPGKVKDKIKKMEAIIVGWVNYFRIATAKSRMEELDRLVRTRLRMGIWKQWKRPSTRWKNLKMLGINVGKAYEWSNSRKGYCRIANSAILHRALNNDYFTKQGYVGFANHYYWKTTHQTKLF; translated from the coding sequence ATTAGATATCCGCAATGTACAAAAAGCCTTTAAGCAGGTAACTGCCAATAAAGGAGCGGGGGGTATAGATGGTATGCAGACCGATGAACTTCGTGACTACCTGAATACGAACTGGCAGACGTTGCGGACCAGTATTTTAGAAGGCAGGTACGGCCCCCAGGCAGTTAAGAAAGTAGAAATAGACAAGGAAAATGGCGGCGGTAAAAGAATGTTGGGAATACCTACTGTAATCGACAGGCTAATTACCCAGTCAATATCCCAATGGCTAAGCCCACAGTATGAAGGAGAGTTTTCCAATTATAGCTATGGGTTTAGAGAAAACCGGAACGCTCATCAGGCATTGTATCAGGCACAAACAAACCTGAACGACGGCTATGAATGGGTAGTGGAGTTGGACTTAGACAAGTTTTTCGATCGGGTGAACCATGACCGGCTAATGTCGCTTCTGGCCCAAAAGATAGCTGACAAGAGGACGCTGAAACTACTGCGCTCATACCTGAATTGCGGGATGATGGAAAATGGGGTTGTGATAGAACGTAAGGAAGGCACTCCTCAAGGCAGCCCTCTCTCCCCCCTGCTGAGCAACATTGTTTTAAACGAACTGGACAAAGAGTTAGAGGCAAGAAGCCACCGGTTTGTACGGTATTGCGATGACTGTAGCATCTACGTGAAAAGTGAAAAGTCAGCGACGCGCGTGCTGTCAACAATCACCGAGTTCATAGAAAAGAAGCTAAAGCTAAAAGTAAACCGTACAAAAAGTAAAGTGAGCCGTCCGATAGAGAGTACGCTTCTGGGTTTCTCTTTTTATCGAAGAGAGAAAGGGTGGGCAGTGCGCATTGCATCTAAATCGCTGAGAAAGATTAAAGAGAAGATGAAGGATCAAACGCAGCGTAAAGCCCCCGGCAAAGTGAAAGACAAGATAAAGAAGATGGAGGCCATAATAGTAGGTTGGGTGAATTACTTTCGGATAGCCACGGCCAAAAGCAGAATGGAAGAACTGGACAGGTTGGTAAGAACACGTCTAAGAATGGGAATATGGAAACAATGGAAAAGGCCATCAACACGGTGGAAAAACCTGAAAATGTTGGGAATTAATGTGGGTAAAGCTTATGAGTGGAGCAACAGTCGTAAAGGCTACTGCCGCATTGCAAACAGTGCAATACTGCACCGAGCCTTGAACAACGACTACTTTACTAAACAAGGGTATGTAGGGTTCGCCAATCACTATTACTGGAAAACAACTCACCAAACTAAGTTATTCTGA
- a CDS encoding DUF3050 domain-containing protein, with amino-acid sequence MGHDLIRAAIAPVREKIIQHPLYHEMQRMEDIRSFMQYHIFAVWDFMSLLKSLQRHLTCTTLPWVPAGNAATRYLINEIVTGEESDIDPDGKRVSHFELYLEAMKQVGADTSVMENALLSLQKGVALTDIFATFPPAARSFVQHTFDLIENAPIHVQAAVFTFGREDLIPDMFVALVNDLDKQFPGQISLFKYYLERHIEVDGDHHSHLGMEMVQELCGTDTRKWEEAASACREALEQRNALWTGILEEIRITVTIS; translated from the coding sequence ATGGGACATGATTTGATCAGGGCTGCTATTGCACCTGTAAGGGAGAAGATTATTCAACATCCGTTATATCATGAAATGCAACGCATGGAAGACATCAGGTCTTTTATGCAGTATCATATCTTCGCTGTATGGGATTTCATGTCACTCTTAAAATCTTTGCAACGCCATCTTACCTGCACCACCCTGCCATGGGTACCTGCAGGCAATGCTGCTACCCGCTACCTGATCAATGAGATTGTAACAGGCGAAGAAAGTGATATTGATCCTGATGGCAAACGCGTCAGTCATTTCGAACTATACCTGGAGGCGATGAAACAGGTAGGTGCAGATACTTCAGTAATGGAGAATGCCCTGCTGTCTCTGCAAAAAGGTGTAGCCCTTACCGATATATTTGCCACCTTCCCTCCTGCCGCCAGATCATTTGTACAACATACCTTTGACCTGATCGAAAATGCACCTATTCACGTGCAGGCTGCTGTTTTCACCTTTGGCCGTGAAGACCTCATTCCTGATATGTTCGTAGCGCTGGTTAATGATCTGGACAAGCAATTCCCCGGACAGATCAGCCTGTTCAAATATTACCTGGAGCGTCATATTGAAGTGGATGGTGATCACCATAGTCACCTTGGTATGGAGATGGTACAGGAACTTTGTGGTACTGATACCCGTAAATGGGAAGAAGCCGCCAGCGCATGCCGCGAAGCATTGGAACAGCGAAATGCGCTGTGGACAGGCATTCTGGAAGAAATTCGTATAACTGTAACAATTTCTTAG